One Desulfuromonadales bacterium DNA window includes the following coding sequences:
- the aroQ gene encoding type II 3-dehydroquinate dehydratase produces the protein MRILVLHGPNLNLLGVREPEVYGRETLDDIDRRLAELAAERTVTITCFQSNHEGELIDRIHQARAEGVDGIIINPGGLTHTSVALRDAISAVAIPTVEVHLSNIHAREAFRHHSYLAPVAIGQICGFGSAGYLLALSGLLTTLKR, from the coding sequence CGTTTTGCACGGTCCCAACCTCAACCTCCTCGGCGTTCGCGAACCCGAAGTCTACGGACGGGAGACTCTCGACGACATCGATCGCCGCCTGGCTGAACTGGCTGCCGAGCGAACCGTGACAATCACCTGCTTTCAGTCCAACCACGAAGGGGAGTTGATTGATCGCATTCATCAGGCCAGAGCGGAAGGGGTTGACGGCATCATCATCAACCCCGGCGGCCTGACCCACACCAGCGTTGCCCTGCGTGACGCCATTTCGGCTGTAGCCATCCCGACGGTCGAGGTCCACCTTTCCAACATCCATGCGCGGGAAGCATTCCGGCACCATTCCTATCTCGCCCCGGTGGCGATCGGACAGATTTGTGGCTTCGGTTCTGCCGGATATCTTCTGGCCCTGAGCGGCCTTTTAACCACGCTAAAAAGATAG